A segment of the Carya illinoinensis cultivar Pawnee chromosome 1, C.illinoinensisPawnee_v1, whole genome shotgun sequence genome:
CTAGAGGAAGACATCATGATGTGAGGTATGAGATGCTTAGAAATGAAGATAACCATGAGGCCGAGTATGGGTATGAAGAGGAGAGGCCTTTGGGCCATGAAAATCGAGAGGAGAGAAGGCCTCACTACTATGACCAAAATGGAGGTAATCATGGAAGAAGGTTTGATGATGGAATCCATGATGAGAGGAGGGGAAACCAGACTTATGACTGGGGACCCAATAGACCAAAGGTGGACTTCCCTAAGTTCAATAGGGGGGATCCATATGAGTGGTTGGATAAGGTGGACCATTATTTCCGTGTATATGATGTTCCAAGGAGAGAAAGAGTGTCAACGGCTTATTTTTACTTGGAATGAAAAGCTAGCAAGTGGTGGAGGTGGATAAGAGATCAATATGAGAAGGATGAAAAGAGGTTGGGATGGACCGcctttgaaaaagaatttttgaTACAATTTGGACCTTCACCAATTGTCAACCATCATGGGCAATTGGCAAAGTTGAAACAAGAGGGAAAAGTACACCATTACATTGAGAAGTTTCACCAGCCTGGGCCATGCCGTGCACCATCATGGCTTACCTTCAGCAAGTCATGCCCATcatgccgtgcaccaccatggctcactTTCAACAAGCTATGCCCATCATGTcgtgcaccaccatggctcacgTTCAGCAAGCCATGTCCAccatgccgtgcaccaccatggctTACCATCAGCTAGCCATGCCGCACCACCCTAGCTCACCATCAGCCAGCCATGCCGCGCGCCACCATAGCTCACCACCCAGCAAGCCATGACCGCACCACCTGACCATGGACCAACCTGACCACCGTGCACCacctagcccaccatgggccatgcatgccacggCTAGCTTTGGTCCATGGCCattatcttgttatttatttattttctaggaacctattgggggtttccaatttgtttttcatataaataggATCTCCTTCATTTGCTTTAAGATCTTTTGGCAAACTCCTAGAGGGAAGACTATTGTTTGAGAGATCATAAACTGGTGCCTTTGCACTTAagctttttgggtgcaattcgtgaatcccaaagagagaatcacactttgcaattctttgaataagtgtgattcatctatcttgttcttgcaaacttggtgcaattcgtgaatccaagttgtgtttatcaatatatgagatttattcattacttgtgcaatccgtgaatcaaGTAGTGATTTATccttgtttatgtttttggttcattcaagttcattagtattttgctactgttcttgagtgttcttcgttgttcttgagtgttcttcattttgttcttcattgttcatgcatgttcttcATTGTGTTCATCCTTGTTTTTGAGgtgattcttttttaatttggcTCATTCAATCCGTCCAACCCCTCAAAATCGCCCACCATAGTGTTTGTCAACTTTCCATAGTTGATTGCTTCATCCATTTTACCCTAGCCGACCACCGCACTTTCCAATTAAGATTCCTATCATTTAGGAATCCTAATTGATCCCTAAAATCACTCCCATAATTAGCCATTCATATCTCCATGATATCCCAAGATTTTAGGAAGGCCATCTCAAAGATTCTAGGAAGTTTTacttccaagattttaggaAACTTCCTAAAATCCCTCCATCACCAAAAATTCGGCCAACCCTAGCTTGCCCACTCCACATCACTCATCTTCCATCCTagctgtgatgcccccaaattccgtttgggatcgaacggacatttgaagcgtcgagacatgcaacacaaggttatctaCCACCtttcatgatatataaaatgcaatgttcctaacatgcatctaacaatatgcaatattcgcagcggataaatttttttctttagcaatactatgcaccaaattgaaaatatctcaaatgcttaaaacatacttcatacataaaaacctattgaacaactaagatcacaacactagtccaaaatagttatgatccaaaagtactggagatgcaactccatcgtacaagtagtaatttaactactatattaacattaacgacgcaccgtcgttcagtcgactgtgtctagttggtcagctcctgatcctctttcaggtcctgtaacaagatctaccattcggggggaatggtagttgggactactaaagtgagatttgattacaaatctcagcaagttaacaaaaaacttccacacatgctaatgatgcatggatgacagtaaaaacataaatgtataatcaaattcataagtaattaaagcataacttagcgtataacatagcataattgacataacttaaattgaaatacgaactgaacttgacttgacatgaacttgatctgaaacttgacttagtatgagtTTACTCTGAAACttaaattaacatgaaaaatacatactccacagttgttgtggccccatgtattctacgcaaacttgacttaacatgaaaaatacatactccacagttgttgtggtctcatgtattctacgtgtaaatacatactccacagttgttgtggccccatatattctacacatcacaatgcagttaaatacatactccacagttgttgtggccccatgtattctacacaaactgaatgtactcaagatgaaacgagactggaatacgaaaggactggaaccctgacgtaacataacgtgatttgaacataacttgaaatacatgactaacttgagatagaaacatttcgtaatatggcataacatataatagacaacaaatttaacatgacatacttgtaatgtacagtaatacatgacagaatatattaggtaacagataaaaattgatgacagaataaattctgtataatagacaattacgtgataacttggcatggcatgacatatatgataacatacatacatacactgtagttcctttacttagcacacatacataatagactgctagtaagttaaaagctaacttaccccgatctccgcgtttcttataaaacttcaagtgcgatcacgaggaactgtaattagtgattctaaaagttagaactaaatcactaataatttgaaatatggaaaatactaacttaaagagtaaaattttcattttactctctacatatgggaaaatgatcattttacccataacttaaggattttgcatactaattccagaagtttccaaaatttacattcctcatgtaaattttgtcctaaacttaaatatcaatttagaaaaatttaaaacaaaacacaactatagaaaacacaatatggccgaaacatccataggtcatttcccttgatttttgttgcaattccttccaacttcaaaactcatgcttaaaccaaaattttgcaacaaacatcttccaatcctaaattcaaaaccatacttaaaacattcatttagaaaaatctaataatcaacaccaaactttttttgtaaaaagatccaagtatttggatcacaagttttgaccttaaatcaaaacatctccaagaatttcaaaaatcaaatcttacttctaatatattcataatatcatcttaacatcaaccatgctttaaatcatcaaactaaagtcaccaaaatcacaaaataacatttggagtttttggttttacacttagtctaaaaacagaaactttttcctcaactagttttgataaatctcttgatctatgacttataaatatatgatcttcaaaccaaaccatcacatggtttaaaaagatgtcctaaaacatatataagcttctaattcaagatcacatggttagaaattaaccaaaacataaatttagccaagaatatccacactttagcttatctgaatatctctttgcataaaatttcatatctttgaaactaacatcacatattttcaaaataataatataacatgtatataatatgtttaggatcctccaataaaattattaaagtcattagaataggtttagaccactaaagagttaaactttctcaaaacagaaactgtttttcttcttccagtttctaaatttctaaatctaagaaaatctttcatcaaaacctttaatcatgcaaaaatcctcaaccaatagtcacatatacatattaacaatactccataaaaatttcggaccaatatctatccattagcttggtcaaaaaatccaaactataacatattctccagtttatctcccagaatgacctttctttagtttatataatatttgactgaccaaatgatcttcaaatggggcaaataagatatccatgtaaactagactcaaaaaggaacaacttatatgaatgagattttatgataaaacacttacaaaagtttcgaaatgggcgtgcaatagaactcctaaaagatgtccgagagaaagtatttgatattcttttaaaggaacgtgtaaatgaagataagtttgtaggtgatggctggagctacttatggacgagataaagaagatgataaggctggaatTGAGAgttgaatgtagttttctcctacccaaaatatctataaaagattatctcataatattctatccaataatatatacaaaaatcaacttaagatatttgtatctaataatatctataaaaatcaactcaaaatatttttacccaataatattcacgaaaattatctcaagatatttctttttatttttatttttatccaataatatccacaaaatcagcttaggctatttttcaaaaaaatggagagtatacttggaagagcaaggtggctaaaatctttccatgtgtcctattaaaactttctaactatctccaataatcgaaacctacttctgataccatagtgagtaataacatcaactatacgattaatagattagtgAAAAACTTATCGGATCtttacgagattcctaaaaccaatagaaatttcaccgttaaatttctagcggactgttacacTAGCCACCCATCTTACatcttccaaaccctaaacacaacttccaaaccctaaaccatcttccaagtggcgCCTACACTAGCACACACTTGTGTCGTGCGCCCCTCACCCTTGAACCACACAACCCTTCATCttccatcactccatacacTCATCTTAGCCTAAACACTTAACCCCACCATCCCTAAGTGGTCATATTGACCACCTTTGCACGTAAGCCAAGCAAGAGAGGAACCAAGATTCGGTCATCACAAGGCCACCATTGGCGTGGAGGACTTGGTGTTTTGGGTTTAGACCGAGGATCCCAACATAGAGATGAGCGGTGACAGGAGCTCAGGGTAAGCGGTGAAGAGAGGGTTTAGCTTGTTTTTCCCTCATAAAGAGAGGGCTTTCAAATGAAGAGACGAGGAGCAAACATgcctttcatttttgtttttatttttattctttgtttgttttagcGTGCCACATCAATCGGTCCagttttttgatttattttatctgttcaGTATTATTTTCTAATGAGAAATGCTTTGAGTCccaaattgtttactgaatgattttttttattttttttacctaatgattaagtaaatttttttaaatgatgttgtgatttaaaaaaaaaaaaaaaaaaaaaaagtgctacaTTAAATAAGAGTTCGGACTACATTCTTCCATAGATGCAGTGCTCTTTTCTGATAGATTAATATGGGAAGGATCTCAATAAGTACACGTCAGCATCTACTAGTCCTTCGACACCAgctttttttttgatgaaaagtTCTCATTCTACTCACTTGTTTTATGTTATTCAGAAAAATGCTATaaagtatttaataaaaattaatttataaattaatgtatatatcTTAACgtgatatattaaaatatagaaatatttttatcctaaaataaatctaaaccacgtgagtatatatatcatgagtttatttatttgtggCCGTATCATTTTTCCTATACGCCGGCTTTAGTGTGGTTGTAACTTCATCACTGCTGCAAaaccatttttcttcttttgttcgATATCAGCCGAAGTTCTGCTCAAACGGACCAACTGCTGCATAAATTAAGACGAGCAGTACTCTGTACTAGTATGTAATAAGTAACAAGAAAACTTTTTTCTCAGAATAACGAGAGTGACAAGAAATCTAAAGAAATCAATTTCACGACGACTATAAACCAGGTCAGCTGGCATTTACGAGGCTTTTGGATTGTTTAAAGTTAACGATGGTCCGGGACTCCGGTGTATCTATGAGATCATCCATCATTGCCGATATTGGATTAAACATTTTGACGCACGTAGGTTCGTCTCAATAGCCTCCGTGTCGTGGCTGCATTCGCTGCAAGAAAGATCGGTGGGATCGGACTCCCGTATCGCACTAAAAAGTACTGGTCTCTTTGTATTAATGTCTTAGTGGACGTGATAacttatatatgaataatatatatatatatatatatatttttatcacgtatatgaataatatttaatattataacttcAATAGTATCTATTTccctaaattataaaaataacttatatatgaatcatatttaatattataaaacatacCAAGAATAACTTCAATTTATTATTTCGTGTAATGTGGGTAAAAAATTATTGAGAATCTTGTTAGAGCTCACACTCTCTTCTCAaagatttagaaaaaaaagaaatatacaaTTCATCATCAAACAGTAATAACAGTAATTTATTTTGCGATTACTCTCAAAATGACTAATTTAGACAATAGTTCTTAGCTAGACTACTAAAAAATTCTGATTAATTATGAAATCGATcaataaatgagttttttgaGAGATTTGGATAATAAGtagagatgagattagataacATAAAAGTtgaaacttaaataaaatattgttataatattttttttaatatttttttatttaaaaagtttaaattatttattgtattttatgcaagagtttggaaaagtttttataaattgatgtatgaGTTTTCAAACTAACGTCACGTGAAATTGTTAACTAACGAAAAATTGATTGAGATATCTAATTGTGAGtgttttaaattcaaaaaaccaatttgtgaaaattaaaatctaggtctcaattataaaaatgtaaaaattcaCCTTGAATTCTGTAATAAACCCAAAAGATGATAACATGCCTCCTAATTAGTTCACATATCGATCATCACTAAAGAGACACGATTTGTCCGTatgaatcttttttatttatgcgGTATTGCCGCATGGACTGCCATATGAGTTTATAGGCTACATATAATAAAAGAGCTTCTAGAGTACATATAATTAAAGTTGCTGCCCTTGTAACACTCCTTTATATAGTAGACTTGGGACCCTAACATTTATTCTTGTGATATTAATATAGCAATTAAACATACTAAGTAATTTGGGAAATTGGgaaatccaacccaaaaaacCCACATTCATACTAACGGTACTTTTTCATCTCTCTTTACAAGAGTTCAAAGCCTGAAATGCTTAAGTGCAGAAGTCCCATCAAGGCCCTTTGTTTTGAGGTAGACACAGTAATCACTTATTGTAGTTTCCCTATACTTTGGAGGATTGTCTTCTGATAATAACTCCTTGATGGGTTCATAAAGTTTTCCGGTAGGCAGATAAGCTGTGCAGAAAAAGCTTGCCACAGACACTCTTGGACCTGCCCGGCTTGCTACGACTCTGTGTTCAGCGCTCTTAAACCTGTCATTTGTTATAAGCTGGAAAAACCAAAGGGAAAAtgttaacaaattgaaattagcaGCTACAGAAAATGAAGGTCAGTCTTGAATTTGGAGCAAATTGAGAAATACCAAGAGATTTAACTGAACCACACCAATTGAAGTAAACAAAAGTAGGAAGTGTTGTATCACTAGTACTTAATTAGTATCAAAAGTAGAATGTTCTCATTAGTTCTTAAATGAGAAAGTTCTGACACTAAAGCAGAACCAACCTGGGTCCCATGACATTAACGTCAATTCCAATCGCCAATATCTTAGATAAGAACAACAGCTCGTTATTAAATTTTGTACTTTAGACTGTTCACTTccataaatcataatatataatgacaAGGTCCCCAGCAAGAGACGACGAGTAAAGAGCACAGCTCAAGCCAATGACCTGGCTTGGTGGAATCTGCAACTATTTGGAAGTGCAATGTCCGTGAGACCAACAGATTATACGCATGTAATTACAATGCATTGACACATATGAAGGGCATGTCATTagtaaaataaaggaaaagaagatgcAATAAGGATGTCCAACCCCAATAACAATTGATACCGAGAAAACATGTACAAGATTCATGTGAAGAGACTTGCCTGTAGAAGATCTCCAACGTTAACAACAAGAGCCCCAGGCACGGGGGGGATGTCGATCCACTTGTCCTGATGAAGAACTTGGAGGCCACCAATATGGTCTTGCAGAAGCACAGTTAGGAAGGAATCGTCAGCGTGCTGAGTTGTGCCCAATGTCAACTCTGGCTGTGGGCAAGCCGGATAGTAATGGCAAAGGATAAGGAGCCCCTCAGCGCAATCAATGCCATTTAGGTGCTTTGGATTTAGCCCAAGAGCCTCAGACAATAGTTCGAACAATGAAATCCCCAACTCCATCACTTGCTTGGAGTACTCTTCCAGTATGTCTCTACAAGTATTTATTAAGATGGCACATGTCATTCTCCTGTCTCTACGTAAATGTTAAAGTCTCCagattaaaaacaaatatttattagaaGCCGGTGATCgagtaaaaaaattaagcatTTCGTAGTtcaatttttatgaaatctataGGGGACAAGTAAGGGATTTTCCCCTCATAGCCTTCGGCCTGGCAACAGCCCGATCAGGAGGGAAAGGGGCAAGGTCCATGGCCCGACAGAAAGGAGTCCCATCAGCCCAACCCACagacaaaatttaagaaagGGGTGCGCTGACCAGACAACTCCTTGGACAACATCCGACTTTCGAGTACCTGACCATATAGACAAGCACGAAGTAAGGGAAAACCCTTAAATCTCTATCACAACTTCATCAACAGGCCACAGAAGAAGACAGTAGGGCCAAATCAGACAAGAACAATGCAACATTAATGGCAACCTAACCAAAGTCAAGCGCTGCATCAGTGGTGTTACCGTTGAGGCGCGCTGCATTAATGAGACTGAGTAAGGAATCATGAAAAGGGTGCAAGTGTCCACGAAGACATAGAGGCTTGGTACCGCCCCTGAGCACCGGTATAAATAGTCACATTCAAGTACAAGGAAAACTCTCTCTGAATCTCCCCATCTCTCTCTAAAATTTTATTGGCCAACATTTGCAACTCTTACTAATTTTGGTATCGGAAGCTTCCCATCCCTAGGTCGCCCTCCTCAAACCTCTTCTTTTGTGTTGTGCAGGCCCAATAATAAAGGCCCAATTCTCTGAAACCCAGCAAAGAGCATGCGAAACACGATGTTAACGTGACAAATCAAGGCCAAAAACTAAATATGAAACTAGACATgacttgaaaaaagaaaaagtgcaaTGGAGGACAAAAGGTTAGATGCATGGGGCAGCAAGGCAAAAGAGGAGGTAGGTCACGACAAAGAGAAAGGACGGGTTGAATCttgccgccccccccccccccccccccccccccccccacccccctcatttctctttccctcttacttcttcaacttcttcttttgagacaaaaatattGTGCGAAAGAGACCTAAAACCCAGAGTTGAGAGTTTGTATTTCACTCCTTTCATGGTGAAATTTCTCCCCCACGCCATGGGGACTCATGCTACATTACTGAACTATGTAAAATAtgtatttcatttgttttttgtatttcattTATTTGGTCGAGCCATAGATGTGTATCACTACCGTAAGCACCACCGTCCACAAATCATCCCCAGCATCGAGAAAATGCTATAATAATATCCAAAGAAAAAATATGGAGTTGTCATGTTGATCtgaatgatatttttatggGCTACACATGATACGAATTAGAACCGTTTGAATGGTGGATAAGATGAAGATCACAATCCTCATAAATTAGGTGATAAATCAAAAAATAGAATAGCATTTAAATATAAGCCAAGGATTACGAGTACTCACTCCTACGCATTAATTCCATGCCCTGGCTAACCATTGAAcagtaaaataaacaaatacaacCCTGTATTATTCAGATAATCAACTTAAGGCACGAAACCCATTATCTCATTAAACAATTCTTGGTAGATTCTTTAATTTCCTAATTCAAACTGGATGCGTATGATATAATTCAGTTGAGCAATGATCAGGCAATTAAAAATTCATGCAAACCTATGAGATCgtttttaaattacaataatccaaaaaattataaattgcaTACCAGGTATATATATACCTGCACGGAGCTGGCAGTTGTTCTGACTTGGGGCGATTAGGAGCCATGGAACACGCAAGCGTATCCCTCCAATTGGTAGACGGTGCACTATAGAGATCGAAGTTGGAGTTGTACGCAACCGCTTTCATGAGGTCACGGGTATAGTACTCTTTCTTAATCTCAGTATCTTGCTCGTAGAACCTCCGCACCCCTTCCTTCATCTCCTCCAGAACACCCACAGGGATCCCATGATTCACCACCTGAAAGAAACCCCATGTCTCCGATGCATCACGAACCGCTTCCACAACTTCCTTGCGTTTTGTTACATCTTCTTCAATGCCTTCGAAGTCTATGACAGGAATTGTGAACTGATTGTCATGATCAGAAACTGAGTTATTGTTGAAGCTGTACTCCGGTGGTAAATGGAATATACGAGGGATCTCTGTAACCCCAGCATCCACTAGCCCTTTGACACCGGCTTTTGTGTCGTCAAAAGCCTTCAATTCACTTGTTCTATCGTAGTGATCTGGCTTGGGTGCGGCTGCAACCTCGGCTCTCACCATTT
Coding sequences within it:
- the LOC122277193 gene encoding 1-aminocyclopropane-1-carboxylate oxidase homolog 1-like, giving the protein MVRAEVAAAPKPDHYDRTSELKAFDDTKAGVKGLVDAGVTEIPRIFHLPPEYSFNNNSVSDHDNQFTIPVIDFEGIEEDVTKRKEVVEAVRDASETWGFFQVVNHGIPVGVLEEMKEGVRRFYEQDTEIKKEYYTRDLMKAVAYNSNFDLYSAPSTNWRDTLACSMAPNRPKSEQLPAPCRDILEEYSKQVMELGISLFELLSEALGLNPKHLNGIDCAEGLLILCHYYPACPQPELTLGTTQHADDSFLTVLLQDHIGGLQVLHQDKWIDIPPVPGALVVNVGDLLQLITNDRFKSAEHRVVASRAGPRVSVASFFCTAYLPTGKLYEPIKELLSEDNPPKYRETTISDYCVYLKTKGLDGTSALKHFRL